A genomic region of Ammospiza nelsoni isolate bAmmNel1 chromosome 3, bAmmNel1.pri, whole genome shotgun sequence contains the following coding sequences:
- the LOC132070669 gene encoding acrosin-like, giving the protein MNWLGLFVLLTVAGLAQSQYTCGGSCGYRPVAYSYGNVAYDYGMTRIVGGAGSAVAEWPWLVSIQHPWVPGTKHWCGGSLITGDWVLTAAHCFDKFDNFSLLYVVIGATNLYQLGPGAQVRSVKKVVMHRDYKRKDMSYDIALIQLERPVLCSAYVQLACLAEPTLRVSELRNCWVAGWGATTARSVDQPAHLQQAKVQLIDLQLCNSSDWYSGEVYSYNLCAGYPQGTIDSCKGDSGGPLMCQDNNAAYWWVIGITSWGKGCARPKQPGVYTSVQHFYNWIDYNMQLNAVKSAP; this is encoded by the exons ATGAATTGGCTCGGCCTCTTCGTCCTGCTGACCGTGGCcgggctggcacagagccagtaCACCTGCGG agggagctgtgggTACCGACCTGTGGCTTATTCCTACGGCAATGTGGCTTATGACTACGGCATGACACGCATCGTGGGTGGTGCTGGTTCCGCAGTAGCAGAATGGCCCTGGCTCGTCAGCATCCAGCACCCATGGGTACCAGGCACAAAACATTGGTGTGGAGGTTCCCTCATCACTGGAGATTGGGTCCTCACAGCAGCCCACTGCTTCGATAAATTTGA TAACTTCAGCCTGCTGTATGTGGTGATTGGGGCCACCAACTTGTATCAGCTAGGCCCTGGGGCACAAGTGCGCAGTGTCAAGAAGGTGGTGATGCACCGCGACTACAAGCGTAAAGACATGAGCTACGACATTGCGCTGATTCAATTGGAACGTCCTGTCCTGTGCAGCGCCTACGTCCAGCTGGCCTGTCTGGCTGAACCCACCCTAAGAGTCTCAGAGCTGAGAAACTGCTGGGTTGCTGGCTGGGGGGCCACTACTGCAAGAA GTGTAGATCAACCTGCTCACCTTCAGCAGGCCAAGGTCCAGCTCATCGATCTCCAGCTCTGCAACAGCAGTGACTGGTACTCAGGAGAAGTCTATTCCTACAACTTGTGTGCTGGTTACCCACAGGGCACCATTGATTCCTGCAAG ggtgaCAGCGGTGGTCCTCTCATGTGCCAGGACAACAACGCTGCCTACTGGTGGGTCATTGGAATCACCAGCTGGGGAAAAGGCTGTGCCAGACCAAAGCAGCCTGGAGTCTACACCTCCGTTCAGCACTTCTATAACTGGATTGATTACAATATGCAGCTAAACGCAGTTAaaagtgctccttga